In Rubrobacter radiotolerans DSM 5868, a genomic segment contains:
- a CDS encoding acyl-CoA mutase large subunit family protein, giving the protein MDVRRDAKKNWEEAYRKSPERDAEFSTMSGIPVKPLYTEEDLSGDLEEKLGYPGEFPYTRGVYPTMYRGRLWTVRQFAGYGDAKDTNERFKYLIENGQQGLSVAFDMPTLMGLDSDSPLSLGEVGTEGVAVDSLEDMERLFDGIAMDEITTSMTINAPAMVLLAMYVVAAEKKGIPPEKLGGTNQNDILKEYIAQKEWLFPPAPSMRVFRDMLVYATEHLPKWNTVSISGYHIREAGSTAAQELAFTLSDGFAYVEAGIEAGLDVDDFAPRFSFFFNSHIDFFEEIAKFRAARRIWATVMRDKYGAKDERSLRMRFHTQTAGVSLTAQEPYNNIARTAFEALAAVLGGTQSLHTNSFDEALALPTEEAVRVAVRTQQIAALETGVTNTIDPLGGSYFVEALTDEIERQAYEYFDRIDELGGVIPAIEQGFQMQEIAEASARYQRELEEGRRYMVNVNVFEPKDEQEIELHRVDHTVSERQIERVKKLKKERDNEKVKETLAELRRACETDKNTMYPIIECVKAYATVQEICDTMKEVFGSYRETPVI; this is encoded by the coding sequence ATGGACGTCAGACGGGACGCGAAAAAGAACTGGGAAGAGGCCTACCGGAAGTCTCCCGAGCGCGACGCGGAGTTCTCGACGATGAGCGGAATCCCCGTAAAGCCGCTCTACACCGAGGAGGACCTGAGCGGCGATCTGGAGGAGAAGCTCGGCTACCCCGGCGAGTTCCCCTACACCCGCGGTGTCTACCCGACGATGTACCGCGGACGGCTCTGGACCGTGCGGCAGTTCGCCGGTTACGGCGACGCAAAGGACACCAACGAGCGCTTCAAGTACCTTATCGAGAACGGCCAGCAGGGCCTCTCCGTCGCCTTCGACATGCCGACCCTGATGGGCCTCGACTCCGACAGCCCGCTCTCTTTGGGCGAGGTCGGGACGGAGGGCGTTGCGGTAGATTCGCTTGAGGACATGGAGCGGCTCTTCGACGGCATAGCGATGGACGAGATCACGACCTCCATGACCATAAACGCCCCGGCGATGGTCCTGCTCGCGATGTACGTCGTCGCCGCCGAGAAGAAGGGCATCCCACCCGAGAAGCTCGGCGGGACAAACCAGAACGACATACTCAAGGAGTACATCGCCCAGAAGGAATGGCTCTTCCCGCCCGCACCCTCGATGCGCGTCTTCCGGGATATGCTCGTCTACGCCACCGAGCACCTCCCGAAGTGGAACACCGTCTCCATCTCCGGCTACCACATCCGCGAGGCTGGTTCGACCGCCGCCCAGGAGCTCGCCTTCACCCTCTCGGACGGCTTCGCCTACGTGGAGGCCGGGATAGAGGCCGGGCTCGACGTGGACGACTTCGCCCCGCGCTTCTCGTTCTTCTTCAACTCGCACATAGACTTCTTCGAGGAGATCGCCAAGTTCCGCGCCGCCAGGCGCATCTGGGCGACGGTGATGCGCGACAAGTACGGCGCAAAGGACGAGCGTTCCCTGCGGATGCGCTTCCACACCCAGACCGCCGGAGTCTCGCTCACGGCGCAGGAGCCGTACAACAACATCGCCCGGACCGCCTTCGAGGCGCTTGCGGCCGTTCTCGGCGGGACACAGTCCCTGCACACGAACTCCTTTGACGAGGCGCTCGCGCTGCCGACGGAGGAGGCCGTGCGGGTCGCCGTCAGGACGCAGCAGATCGCCGCCCTGGAAACCGGCGTTACGAACACGATAGACCCTCTGGGCGGCTCGTACTTTGTCGAGGCGCTCACCGACGAGATAGAGCGCCAGGCCTACGAGTACTTCGACCGGATAGACGAGCTCGGGGGCGTTATCCCCGCGATAGAGCAGGGCTTTCAGATGCAGGAGATCGCCGAGGCGTCGGCCCGCTACCAGCGCGAGCTCGAAGAGGGTCGCCGCTACATGGTGAACGTCAACGTCTTCGAGCCGAAGGACGAGCAGGAGATAGAGCTTCACCGCGTAGACCACACCGTCTCCGAGCGCCAGATAGAGCGCGTAAAGAAGCTCAAGAAAGAGCGCGACAACGAGAAGGTGAAGGAGACCCTCGCCGAGCTCCGGAGAGCCTGCGAGACGGATAAGAACACGATGTACCCGATCATCGAGTGCGTCAAAGCGTACGCCACGGTGCAGGAGATCTGCGACACGATGAAGGAGGTCTTCGGCTCCTACCGCGAGACGCCGGTGATCTAG
- a CDS encoding acyl-CoA dehydrogenase family protein has protein sequence MHFRLTDEQRRIRDLAAEFADREVAPGAAERDATDTYPRDLFEKLSEMDFMGLCVPGEYGGAGADFLSYVLALEELSRADAGVGVTLAVHTSAGTLPILLYGDEDQKRRWVPPLASGEKVGCFMLTEPGIGSDAGAMEATAERTTERGDGGYRLSGHKQWITNGRVAGTGIVFARVPEVGPTAFIVPMDAPGLSFGKHAKKMGVISATTDDVHLDGVFVPEKDVLGEPGKGLRVALGTLDPGRIGIAAQAVGIAEAAFRHAAAFAAERKTFGKAIGEHQAIAFKLAEMQVEVRAARLLTYEAAWLKDAGERVTEAGARAKLYASGVANRVAYEALQILGGRGYMRDEGPVERLYRDARVTEIYEGTSEIQKLVLSRAILKEHAASLEAPAGVEEERTVVG, from the coding sequence ATGCACTTCAGGCTCACGGACGAGCAGCGGCGGATAAGGGACCTCGCGGCGGAGTTCGCAGACCGGGAGGTCGCCCCCGGCGCCGCAGAGCGCGACGCGACCGACACCTACCCCCGCGACCTCTTCGAGAAGCTCTCGGAGATGGACTTCATGGGACTCTGCGTCCCCGGGGAGTACGGCGGCGCAGGAGCCGACTTTCTCTCCTACGTGCTCGCCCTCGAAGAGCTCAGCCGCGCCGACGCCGGGGTCGGGGTAACGCTCGCGGTGCACACGAGCGCGGGGACGCTCCCGATCCTCCTCTACGGAGACGAGGATCAGAAACGGCGCTGGGTCCCGCCCCTCGCGAGCGGCGAGAAGGTCGGCTGCTTTATGCTCACCGAACCCGGGATAGGTTCTGATGCGGGCGCGATGGAGGCGACGGCCGAGCGGACCACCGAGCGCGGTGACGGAGGCTACCGGCTCTCGGGGCACAAGCAGTGGATCACGAACGGCCGAGTCGCCGGGACGGGCATCGTCTTTGCCCGCGTCCCCGAGGTCGGTCCGACGGCCTTTATCGTGCCGATGGACGCGCCCGGCCTCTCCTTCGGCAAGCACGCAAAGAAGATGGGCGTCATCTCGGCGACAACCGACGACGTCCACCTCGACGGCGTCTTCGTTCCCGAGAAGGACGTTCTTGGGGAGCCGGGAAAGGGGCTCCGGGTCGCGCTCGGGACGCTTGATCCGGGGCGCATCGGCATCGCCGCCCAGGCCGTCGGCATAGCCGAGGCCGCCTTCCGGCACGCCGCCGCCTTCGCCGCCGAGCGAAAGACCTTCGGCAAGGCCATCGGCGAGCATCAGGCAATAGCCTTCAAGCTTGCGGAGATGCAGGTGGAGGTCCGGGCCGCCCGGCTCCTCACCTACGAGGCGGCCTGGCTCAAGGACGCCGGAGAGCGCGTAACGGAGGCCGGAGCGCGCGCCAAGCTCTACGCCTCCGGGGTCGCCAACCGGGTCGCCTACGAAGCCCTGCAGATACTCGGCGGACGCGGCTACATGCGCGACGAAGGGCCGGTGGAGCGGCTGTATCGGGACGCGCGCGTGACCGAGATCTACGAGGGGACGAGCGAGATCCAGAAGCTCGTCCTCTCGCGCGCCATCCTCAAAGAACACGCCGCCTCTCTTGAAGCCCCGGCAGGTGTTGAGGAGGAGAGGACCGTCGTAGGCTAG